GTGACGGAGCTCGGCCCCCGGGCGCGGGCCGCGACGGCTGAGGAGGCGGCAGCGGCCGGCGACTTCGCCGTCGTCACGGTCCCGCTGAAGGCCTATCAGGACGTCCCCGTGGCGCCGCTGGCGGGCAAGGTCGTCATCGACACCAACAACTACTACTGGGAGCGCGACGGGCACATCGACGCCCTGGATCGCGGCGAAGCCACCACCTCCGGACTCCTGCAGGAACACCTGCCCGAGTCGAAGGTCGCCAAGGGCTTCAACCACATCGCGGCAGCCGACATCACCACGGACGGCGCCCCCTCCGGCACGGAGAACCGCCGCGCCCTGGCCACCGCGAGCGACGTCCCCGAGGCGGCAGCCCTCGTCACGCGCCTCTACGACGAGTTCGGCTTCGACACCGTGAACGTCGGCCCGCTCTCGGAGAGCTGGCGCGTGGAGCGTGACCGCCCGGCGTACGTCGTCCGGCAGAACGCGGCCGAGCTGGAAGCGAACCTGGCGAAGGCGCCGCGCACCATCTGAGCCAAGGGCTCCCTGAGTCGGACGGGTCGGACGGTCGGCCCGGGGACCACCGCTGTTCGCGGGGTGCACAGTTGTGACACCGTCCGGACCAGGGCAAACAGACTGCGGGCCGCGCCGCCGGGGCGCGGCCCGCAGTCTGTGACAGAGTTAACCCCATGCAGCATGAGCCAGCCCGCCGCTCCTGGGCAGGCAACCCGCTCTTCGGGGCGGCCCACAGGATCTCCTCCTTCATCAATTCGGCGCGCCTGAAGATGGCCCGGAAGACGCATTTCCAGCCTGCGACCGTCCCCTATATGGGCTATGGCTCCACCACGCAGGTCCGGATCCTGGCCCGCGTCATGCTCGCCTCCCGTCTGCTGCCGGGCAGTCGCG
The nucleotide sequence above comes from Arthrobacter woluwensis. Encoded proteins:
- a CDS encoding NADPH-dependent F420 reductase; amino-acid sequence: MSETIGIIGAGNIGSQVARKAVELGYDVVISNSRGPETLTELVTELGPRARAATAEEAAAAGDFAVVTVPLKAYQDVPVAPLAGKVVIDTNNYYWERDGHIDALDRGEATTSGLLQEHLPESKVAKGFNHIAAADITTDGAPSGTENRRALATASDVPEAAALVTRLYDEFGFDTVNVGPLSESWRVERDRPAYVVRQNAAELEANLAKAPRTI